In a single window of the Papaver somniferum cultivar HN1 chromosome 8, ASM357369v1, whole genome shotgun sequence genome:
- the LOC113305574 gene encoding uncharacterized protein LOC113305574 — protein sequence MRVFYWNAQGLDKYGARAKLNELFFLHKPDVIFIAEPYVFCTARFVRSLKLVDFCEDVITNEFDGEKGNIWILWRNTLLRPDILYSSKQAITVNFAGFMRLVEENWNLELNGAPPFVFTSKLKRLKEVLKTWNINIFGDVQFRLKLETENDFLDYDPADEFQFLKVVDAKKDVDDVRMLAVMLKMKSRVTWLEDGDQNTRFFHNSIRMRRSQNTISELKVSNDTTLFLQDEIKDFIVNHYQSKFIGGDVNIDPALFDIDHESISAAESAFMDVILSLEKVKVAVFDLGDDSAPGQDGFTVLLFLFRNNKSDAIKDHRPIGLSNFFFKIITKIIATMLGTVLNKLISEEQVAFMKGRNIHENIALASELINEINTERKHSNVGLKMDIAQAFDTISWDFIAEVFRQYGFYDSWCTWVLNILSSSRISVMINGYPEGYFSITRGLRQGDPLSALIFVLIEDVLSRNLSKLFANRSMNVMVSKKGVAPTHLLFADDILVFCRGNLHSLQNLKNMLVLYQHASGQCVNYAKSKFYYGGDTLSRVIAISSYLGMKRYIFPDKYLRIQLKPGIVRHIHVRQVVEKIMDKLDGWKGKLLSFQARLVLIKSVISSYVIHCMDVYKWPCTVIKQVERDIRNFLWSGDAEKRKYFTVLYDDQCLSKREGGLGINKLNDVNRAMLMKLWICIQDSNKIWARFLRAKYFKINGNLIDYKLGSSVFPGIRLAYNFVQKHTRSIIGPNDFKAKVSDIIVDGAWSIPQRTIDLMIRCNIDVDDFPIIDGGEVVHPNLSVQYWKIWAKQCGAGEDNIIKKTGRSMPTMCRLCRKSCETLSYITWHCRVAGRIWDCAAGIFKLQPNEDLLDSYKAAKGCSRMIKDLWLVANLAIVTELWKLRNKSYFEDMAVQWLGFKGRLYQVIRDNSIRMKGHMHNNLEDLRILNYFKVRHRSCKTSTPIEVSWNPLNQDEIMICCDGASFGNPGQDGSGVVFRDANSEVLGVLCVGLGWQTNYYAEVCAIIYGAMLDKRWNMRSLCVRSDSMNCIQAFQKGELPWQLVQKWKLAKKFYNNIRYIHSYREVNFSADASAKQACLLDEDLFEFYEGRPDFIPSVEWPKGFIIASRRVVVVMGEEEEKEKMLVEDHEMTVVDGGAGGGGRAVVGGGVSDRETIDLVWRRR from the exons ATGCGTGTcttttattggaatgctcaaggcttggatAAATATGGTGCAAGAGCCAAGTTGAATGAGCTTTTTTTCTTACACAAACCCGACGTAATTTTCATTGCGGAACCATATGTTTTCTGCACTGCTCGTTTTGTtaggtcactcaaactagttgATTTCTGTGAGGATGTTATTACAAatgagtttgatggagaaaaggGTAATATTTGGATTTTATGGAGGAATACTCTGTTACGGCCTGATATTTTATATTCTTCAAAGCAGGCAATTACTGTGAATTTTGCAG GTTTTATGAGGCTGGTTGAGGAGAACTGGAATTTGGAGCTTAATGGTGCGCCACCTTTTGTTTTTACTTCTAAGCTGAAGAGATTAAAGGAGGTGTTGAAAACTTGGAATATAAATATTTTTGGAGATGTGCAATTTCGATTGAAACTTGAAACTGAgaatgattttcttgattatgacCCGGCAGATGAGTTTCAATTCCTAAAAGTTGTGGATGCTAAAAAGGATGTTGATGATGTGAGAATGTTGGCAGTTATGCTTAAGATGAAGTCTAGAGTAacttggttggaggatggtgacCAGAATACTCGTTTCTTTCATAATAGCATCCGTATGAGGAGAAGTCAAAATACCATCTCAGAACTTAAGGTTTCTAATGacactactttgtttttgcaggatgagatAAAGGATTTCATTGTTAATCATTATCAGTCCAAGTTCATTGGTGGTGACGTTAATATTGATCCAGCTTTGTTTGATATTGATCATGAGAGTATTTCAGCTGCTGAAAGTGCTTTCATGGATGTTATTCTGTCTTTGGAGAAAGTTAAAGTGGCAGTTTTTGATTTGGGAGATGATTCTGCGCCTGGACAAGATGGCTTCACAG ttttattgttcttatTCCGAAATAACAAATCTGATGCTATTAAAGATCATCGGCCAATTGGCttgagtaattttttcttcaagatcattACTAAGATTATAGCTACCATGCTTGGTACTGTGTTAAATAAGCTGAtatctgaagagcaagtggcgtttatgaagggtAGAAATATACATGAGAATATAGCATTGGCGTCTGAATTAATCAATGagatcaatacagaaaggaagcATAGTAATGTTGGCCTCAAGATGGATATTGCTCAAGCCTTTGATACGATTAGTTGGGATTTCATAGCTGAAGTATTTCGTCAATATGGCTTTTATGATTCTTGGTGCACGTGGGTTCTTAATATCCTTAGCTCATCTCGGATTTCTGTCATGATTAATGGTTATCCTGAAGGTTACTTCAGTATTACTAGAGGTTTGCGACAAGGTGATCCTCTATCtgctttgatttttgttcttattgaagatgttttaagtCGCAATCTTTCTAAGTTGTTTGCAAACCGTAGTATGAATGTTATGGTTAGTAAAAAAGGTGTGGCGCCTACACACCTGCTTTTTGCGGATGATATCCTTGTATTCTGCAGAGGTAATCTTCATAGTTTGCAAAATTTGAAGAATATGCTGGTTTTGTATCAACATGCGTCTGGCCAGTGCGTAAACTATGCAAAGAGCAAGTTCTATTACGGAGGTGATACACTTTCTCGTGTTATTGctatttctagctatttgggtatGAAAAGATATATATTTCCGGATAAATACTTAAGAATTCAATTGAAACCTGGTATTGTTCGCCATATTCATGTTCGCCAAGTTGTTGAAAAGATTATGGACAAGCTGGATGGATGGAAAGGTAAGCTTTTATCCTTTCAGGCGAGACTTGTACTAATTAAATCGGTTATTTCTAGCTATGTTATTCATTGTATGGATGTTTATAAGTGGCCATGCACGGTTATTAAGCAAGTTGAAAGGGACATTAGGAATTTTCTTTGGTCCGGTGATGCTGAGAAACGTAAATATTTTACTGTTCTATATGATGATCAGTGTCTCTCGAAGCGTGAAGGTGGCCTTGGCATTAATAAGTTGAATGATGTTAATAGGGCAATGCTAATGAAGCTTTGGATTTGTATTCAGGACTCAAACAAGATTTGGGCCAGATTTTTGAGGGCAAAGTACTTTAAGATCAATGgaaatttgatagattataagctgggttcttcggtttttccaggaatTCGCTTGGCTTACAATTTTGTGCAGAAGCATACACGCTCgattatag GCCCAAATGATTTTAAGGCTAAAGtaagtgatattattgttgatggagCTTGGAGCATTCCTCAGAGAACTATAGATTTGATGATTCGATGCAATATTGACGTTGATGATTTTCCAATTATTGATGGTGGTGAA GTTGTGCATCCTAACTTGAGCGTACAATACTGGAAGATTTGGGCCAAGCAATGTGGTGCTGGTGAAGACAATATTATTAAGAAGACAGGTAGGAGCATGCCTACTATGTGCCGCTTGTGCAGGAAAAGTTGCGAAACTCTTAGCTACATCACTTGGCATTGCCGAGTTGCTGGGAGGATCTGGGATTGTGCGGCTGGAATTTTCAAGCTGCAACCTAATGAAGATCTGTTGGATTCGTATAAGGCTGCTAAGGGTTGTAGCCGAATGATAAAAGACTTatggcttgttgcaaatcttgcaattgtCACGGAATTATGGAAGTTACGCAATAAGTCTTATTTTGAAGATATGGCAGTTCAATGGCTTGGTTTTAAAGGGAGACtttatcaggtaattcgtgataactcaattagaatgaagggTCATATGCATAATAATTTAGAGGATCTGCGCATTTTGAATTATTTCAAGGTGCGGCATAGATCGTGCAAAACATCTACCCCAATTGAAGTTAGTTGGAATCCTCTTAatcaagatgaaatcatgatctgttgtgatggtgcctcTTTCGGAAATCCAGGCCAAGATGGTTCTGGTGTTGTTTTCCGTGATGCAAACTCGGAAGTGCTTGGTGTTCTTTGTGTTGGTCTTGGTTGGCAAACCAATtactatgctgaagtttgtgcaATTATTTATGGCGCGATGTTGGACAAGAGATGGAATATGCGGAGTCTCTGTGTTCGTTCTGATTCGATGAATTGTATACAAGCTTTTCAAAAGGGTGAACTGCCGTGGCAGCTGGTGCAGAAGTGGAAACTTGCGAAAAAATTTTACAACAATATTCGTTATATTCATAGCTATAGAGAagttaatttttcagctgatgcctcAGCCAAGCAAGCATGTTTACTGGATGAGGATTtatttgagttttatgagggtaggccagacTTTATTCCGTCTGTGGAATGGCCGAAAGGGTTTATTATTGCTTCAA